The following coding sequences are from one Arthrobacter crystallopoietes window:
- a CDS encoding Lrp/AsnC family transcriptional regulator, whose product MVTAFVLIQTDASRIPESAQEISEIEGISEVYSVTGEWDLIAVARVTKHEDLADVIADRLSKIEGVQATTTHIAFRAYSQHDLDAAFSLGFDH is encoded by the coding sequence GTGGTTACAGCGTTTGTACTCATCCAGACCGATGCATCCCGGATCCCGGAGTCAGCGCAGGAGATATCGGAGATCGAAGGCATCAGCGAGGTCTACTCGGTTACCGGCGAATGGGACTTGATCGCCGTTGCCCGGGTCACCAAACATGAAGATCTTGCCGATGTGATCGCAGACCGGCTCTCCAAGATTGAGGGCGTCCAAGCCACGACGACGCACATCGCATTCCGTGCCTATTCCCAGCATGACCTTGATGCGGCCTTCTCTTTAGGGTTCGACCACTAA